A section of the Bacillus pumilus genome encodes:
- a CDS encoding YfjD family protein — MNPSEGIEVRSRTFLRVWAFLATGGFGIIGIWLFSEALTFESNYTLFLFLGGLLGMVYGSISFLMILPAFTKRGNVIFRIQRGKNGAVLHRERTIPFQDIQSIDMRRHRYSVRGFLFMDVLIRKIDGKLIKIPAYSILDEEVFEQTVKQEIYPYLNQTAQENWRQQHGQVEEQIN; from the coding sequence TTGAATCCAAGTGAAGGAATAGAAGTGAGAAGCAGGACCTTTTTAAGGGTATGGGCTTTTTTAGCAACAGGCGGCTTCGGTATCATCGGTATTTGGTTGTTTTCAGAAGCTCTAACATTTGAATCGAATTATACATTGTTTTTATTTTTAGGCGGACTATTAGGCATGGTATATGGCTCGATCTCTTTTTTGATGATTCTGCCAGCTTTTACGAAGAGGGGAAATGTGATTTTTCGCATTCAGCGCGGAAAAAATGGTGCTGTGCTGCATCGTGAGCGGACGATTCCTTTTCAAGACATTCAATCCATTGATATGCGTAGGCATCGGTACAGTGTAAGAGGATTTCTCTTCATGGATGTGCTCATTCGGAAAATAGATGGGAAATTGATCAAAATTCCAGCGTACAGTATTTTAGATGAAGAAGTATTCGAGCAAACCGTCAAACAAGAGATCTATCCATATTTAAATCAGACAGCCCAAGAGAACTGGAGACAGCAGCATGGTCAGGTTGAAGAACAGATCAATTAA
- a CDS encoding helix-turn-helix domain-containing protein has translation MDKEMVIDLVTEQMARIRKEKNYTQDRMAEVLGLSKRHLQQVEKNRLRLNWTQTAAVCALFRDSDILKGTLGDDPLEILEVVAHDELHLSVERTIGGKVWWRTSIKKGTFRLQQNVLSQHYRILDDENYRYYSSFNKEEAKRRLEELSQLSSPYS, from the coding sequence ATGGATAAAGAGATGGTAATCGACCTCGTCACAGAACAAATGGCACGAATTCGAAAAGAAAAGAATTATACGCAGGACCGCATGGCTGAGGTACTTGGTTTATCGAAGCGTCATTTGCAACAGGTTGAAAAAAATAGGCTTCGCCTCAACTGGACGCAAACTGCGGCCGTATGTGCATTATTCAGGGATAGTGACATTTTAAAAGGGACACTTGGAGATGATCCGCTTGAGATTCTGGAAGTCGTTGCACATGATGAATTGCATTTATCGGTGGAACGTACGATCGGCGGAAAGGTTTGGTGGCGGACATCTATCAAAAAAGGCACATTTCGTCTTCAGCAAAATGTGCTGAGTCAGCATTACCGCATTTTAGATGATGAGAATTATCGCTATTATAGTTCGTTTAATAAAGAAGAAGCGAAGCGGCGCTTAGAGGAACTAAGTC